The genomic segment CTGGTGATGTTATCACAAAGATTGGCGATACAACAATTACCTCTTCAACAGATTTACAAAGCGCTCTTTATAAATATAATATTGGAGATACTGTCGCTATCACTTATTACCGTGATGGTAAATCTCACACAGCTAATGTTAAACTCAATAAATCAACAAGTGACTTGCAACAATCAAGCTCATCAAGCCAAAATCCTTAGAATATAACCTCCATTTTGGAGGTTTTTTTATTTCTAATGCCACTCAGACTAAAGACTGAAATATGTCCTAAATGAAAATTCTCATGATTTTATTTAACTATTTATGGTAAAATAAAAGACAAGCATGAAAATTTTACTTTACTTAGAGGCTGAAGAATTCCTGAGTCGCTCAGGAATTGGCCGCGCAATGAAACATCAACAACGTGCACTAGACTTAATGAATGTGGACTGGACTAAAAATTCTGATGAAGATTATGATATTTTACATCTCAATACCTACGGTCCTAAGAGCTGGAAAATGTTGAAAACTGCTAAAAAAGCTGGAAAAAAAGTTATTTTCCATGGTCATTCAACTAAAGAAGACTTTCAAAACTCATTCATTGGTTCAAATTTTATCGCACCATTCTTCAAGTTATATCTGATGAAATTCTACCGTGCAGCAGATTTAGTCATTACACCTACTGAATATTCCGCGAGTTTAATCCGTGGCTACGGAATAAAATGTCCCATCTTACCCATATCCAATGGAATTGATTTGGCAAAATATTCTCGTAATCCAGCTAAAGAACTCGCCTTTCGCGAACATTTTAACTTATCCGATGATCAAAAAGTTGTAGTAACTGCCGCACTTTATTTTAAACGTAAAGGGATTGACGATTTTGTCAAAGTCGCCGAAAAAATGCCTGATGTGACTTTCATCTGGTTTGGCTATCAAAACCTTTGGACTGTTCCAGGTTGGGTACGTCGCATCGTAAAGAAGAATCATCCTAAAAACGTTCTTTTCCCTGGCTATATCAAAGGTGAAGTATTTGAAGGTGCAATGACTTCAAGCGATGCTTTCTTCTTTCCCTCACGCGAGGAAACTGAAGGAATTGTTGTGCTTGAAGCTTTAGCTAGTCATCAAAAAGCCGTTGTCAGAGATATTCCTGTTTATAAAGGTTGGTTGGACGAGTCCTCTGCAAGTCTTGCTAGTGATATTAATGGATTTGTTGATAAACTTCAAGAGGTATTGGATGGTAGAGTCAACCGTACCGAAGCGGGTTATAAAATCGCCCAAGAGCGAACGATTGAAAAAGTAGCGAAACAATTAGTGGCTGCCTATCAGCAGACGTTGAACTTATAGTCTAGAAAAAGAAAAATTTCTTTCTCATCACAAACAGTCTATTCATTTACAGTTCATACAGAGATGAGCCATTCTAAAAAGAATGCCAGAGCACCGTTATTTTAGGATGGTCCCCGTTCGTTACACATCACAGGTAAGAAGAGTACCATTCGCTCTAAGCTGCTTTAGCAGCAAGGCGATGCGATTCACTACGCTGTCCGTTTTCTCCAGCCACCTAAGTGGCTGATAAAAAGGCATACTAATTGCAGAATGACTAATAAAATGAGTAAAATCATTTTAAAGTAGTTCTAATATATAATTAAAAACGAGAAAAATTTATGAGAGTTGGACTTTTTACAGATAGCTATTTTCCACAAATTAGTGGTGTAGCTACAAGTATTCAAACCCTAGCTGTAGAGCTTGAAAAACTGGGACATGAGGTATTTATTTTTACAACTACTGATCCAAATGCAGATGTTGACCACGAAAAAAATATCATTCGTCTACAATCCATTCCCTTTGTCAGCCTGGCAGAACGTAAGATTGTATTAAAAGGGGTGTTCGCAGCCTATCAAATCGCTAAAGAATATGACCTTGATATCATTCATACACAAACTGAGTTTGGTATGGGGATTCTAGGTAAAATGGTTGCCGTGCAACTTCGCATTCCTGTTATTCACACACTACACACAAAATACGAAGACTATGTTTACTATATTGCTAAAGGTCGTCTGATTCGTCCAAGCATGGTAAAATATATTATTCGTAACTTTTTGCGTGGAACAGAAGCAATTATTTGCCCAAGTGAGATGGTATTGGAAACAGTTAATGGCTATGGGGTGACACTTCCTAAACGTGTAATTCCGACTGGAATCGAAATCGAACGTTTCAAACGTGAAGACATCACAGCTGAGGACACTTCAAAATTACGAGATAAATTAGGTATAAAAAAAGACGAGATAATGCTGCTTAGCTTGTCAAGAATTGCAGCAGAAAAAAATATTCAAGCCGTCATTCATGCACTTCCTGATATTTTAACAGAGTTTCCCGTGAAACTTGTTATTGTAGGGCATGGACCTTATGCTGATACATTAAAAGCTTTAGTTTCCGATTTAAATCTTGATGATGTTGTGATTTTTACTGGACGTGTAGAAAATGAACAAACAGCTTACTATTACAAAGCTGCTGATTTTTTCATTTCTGCCTCAACTTCTGAAACTCAGGGTCTAACTTATTTAGAGGCATTAGCTGCAGGTACACGTGTAATAGCTGCAGAAAATCCTTACTTAAACAGTCTGATTAATGATGTAGAATTTGGGCGCCTATTTGATGGAGAGAATGATATTACGGAACAAACTTGTGAAGCTATCGCTCAC from the Lactococcus allomyrinae genome contains:
- a CDS encoding glycosyltransferase family 4 protein — its product is MRVGLFTDSYFPQISGVATSIQTLAVELEKLGHEVFIFTTTDPNADVDHEKNIIRLQSIPFVSLAERKIVLKGVFAAYQIAKEYDLDIIHTQTEFGMGILGKMVAVQLRIPVIHTLHTKYEDYVYYIAKGRLIRPSMVKYIIRNFLRGTEAIICPSEMVLETVNGYGVTLPKRVIPTGIEIERFKREDITAEDTSKLRDKLGIKKDEIMLLSLSRIAAEKNIQAVIHALPDILTEFPVKLVIVGHGPYADTLKALVSDLNLDDVVIFTGRVENEQTAYYYKAADFFISASTSETQGLTYLEALAAGTRVIAAENPYLNSLINDVEFGRLFDGENDITEQTCEAIAHKHPIDKFKFEKKLYEISAEHFAKQVYLFYLDTIIEYDTLKSIESDRLPMKIEDTIRQMPLTVKHSIKREQIRAKYFARKASKLAKNLQSYVKIDKDKEQD
- a CDS encoding glycosyltransferase family 4 protein — encoded protein: MKILLYLEAEEFLSRSGIGRAMKHQQRALDLMNVDWTKNSDEDYDILHLNTYGPKSWKMLKTAKKAGKKVIFHGHSTKEDFQNSFIGSNFIAPFFKLYLMKFYRAADLVITPTEYSASLIRGYGIKCPILPISNGIDLAKYSRNPAKELAFREHFNLSDDQKVVVTAALYFKRKGIDDFVKVAEKMPDVTFIWFGYQNLWTVPGWVRRIVKKNHPKNVLFPGYIKGEVFEGAMTSSDAFFFPSREETEGIVVLEALASHQKAVVRDIPVYKGWLDESSASLASDINGFVDKLQEVLDGRVNRTEAGYKIAQERTIEKVAKQLVAAYQQTLNL